Proteins encoded in a region of the Triticum dicoccoides isolate Atlit2015 ecotype Zavitan chromosome 3A, WEW_v2.0, whole genome shotgun sequence genome:
- the LOC119270041 gene encoding uncharacterized protein LOC119270041 — MEAQDDCGKWRQIPAFGDWNMWEEMPVTQYFEPAATFFFTAQAGEDDVDLFKVPHFAANPYTYKKCVVRVKKGEEDEKPNANPGAGAVAGRRKKGGRKQQQQQNRQQGKKEQQQRRKKPKAKKAAAAAAVDEDLYKISPNVICKVQKKKLLRNLLGGCLGLNCIA, encoded by the exons GCGCAGGATGACTGCGGAAAGTGGCGCCAAATCCCGGCGTTCGGCGACTGGAACATGTGGGAGGAGATGCCCGTGACCCAGTACTTCGAGCCGGCGGCCACCTTCTTCTTcacggcgcaggcaggggaggacgaCGTCGACCTCTTCAAGGTGCCACACTTCGCCGCCAACCCCTACACCTACAAGAAG TGCGTCGTCCGAGTGAAGAAGGGGGAGGAGGACGAGAAGCCGAACGCAAACCCCGGTGCCGGTGCTGTggccgggaggaggaagaaggggggcaggaagcagcagcagcagcagaaccgCCAGCAAGGGAAGAAGGAGcagcagcagaggaggaagaagcccaaggccaagaaggcggcggcggcggcggcggtggacgagGACCTCTACAAGATCTCCCCCAACGTCATCTGCAAGGTGCAGAAG AAGAAGTTGCTGAGGAACCTGCTGGGAGGGTGCCTGGGCCTCAACTGCATCGCCTGA